The Haloarcula sp. H-GB4 genome segment CGGTGAATTAGCTGCAGTCATCGGCAAGCGGTGTCACGATATCGATCCGGCTGACGTTCCCGACGCGGTCAGGGGATACACGATCCTGAACGATGTCGATGCGCTGGACCAGCAGGGTCGAACCGCCCGAAAGGCCTTCGATGGTTCCGGGCCGCTGGGGCCGTGGATCGAGACTGACGTTGATCCAACCAGCATCGATATGTACACGGACATCAACGATGAGCGCCGGCAGTCTGCCAACACCAGCGAGATGCTGTTCGGTCCCCACGAAGTTGTCGCGTACCTCTCGGAGCGGTTCACGTTCCGGCCCGGCGACGTCGTCGCGTTCGGCAGCCCGGCCAACCCAGGCACGGTCGCGCCCGGCGACACAATCGAGATAACCTATGAGGGCGTCGGGACGCTCCGCAACTCGGTTGCCGAACCGTAACGTTATTCGACCGTTGAAATCGTAGTGTAGCGGCTTTTTGCGACACCTATACGGCAGAGTAGTAGATCTGACCACTCGGTATTGATAAACGACCATCTGCTATACGAAATTACTGTAGCCGGGTCCGAATCGTCTCCGCAGTTTGCTCGCCAATACCGTCGATAGCCGTCAGCTCTTCGTCGGAGGCCGCTCTGACGCTGTCTACGCTACCGAAGCGTCGGAGCAGCCGCTTCCGCGTCTCGGGGCCGATGCCGGGCACGTCGTCAAGCGTTGTCGACACCTCGTCACGTAGTGTTTGGTGGTACTGGACGGCAAAGCGGTGCGCTTCGTCACGAACCCGCTGGAGCAGGTGGAGTTGCGGGGCGTCGTCATCCCAGTCGTACACGCGGTCGGGCGTGATGACCAGTTCCTCGTCTTTCGCGAGCGCGATGGCTGGCACGTCCCAGCCGGTCTCGGCGAGCGCGTCGCGAGCCGCCCCGAGCTGGCCGTCGCCGCCGTCGATGAGTAGCAGGTCTGGGTCTGGCCGGTCGTCCCGGCCCTCGACGGAGCGTGCGGCCCGCCAGCGGAGGAGTTCGCGCATGTTCGCGTAGTCGTCGTTCTGTTCAGTGAGCTTCTTCCGCCGATAGTCGCTCTTCTCTGGCGTCTCGTCGACGAACGTGACGTTCGAGCCGACGGCCGACCGGCCCTGCGCATGGCTCACGTCGAAGCCCTCGATACGGCTCGGCCGGTCGATGCCTAGCGCGTCGGCCAGACGACCGCTCTCGTCGTCGGTCCCACCGCGCTGGCGGGCGTTTTTCAGTGCAAGGTCGACCAGCGTCGCCTCTCGGCCGGCCCCGGGCACACCGAGCGTGACGCCCTCGCTCTCAAGCCATGCTTCGATATCTTGGTTAGCGGGGTCCTCGGCACAGAGAATCCGGTCGGGTAGCTCCCGCTCGGCGTAGTACTGGGGGATGAACGCCCGATACACGCCGGCGGTCCCTTCGCCGTCCGGTGCTTCGAGTGTATGTCGGTCCCGCTCGACGAGCTTGCCGCCCTCGGCGTGGAGCCGAGCGACGATGGCCCGCTCGCCCTCGACGGCGGCCCCGAGCACGTCTGTTGTTTGGTATCCCCTGGAGTCACTGACGGCGGTGTCGCCTTCGCCGTGGAGCGCCTCGACAGCCCCGAGCTTGTCACGGAGGTTCGCTGCGCGTTCGAACTCCTGGTTCTGTGCGGCGGCTTCCATCTCGCGGCGTAGCGGGTCCGCAAGAACGCCCGTTTCACCCTCGAAGTATCGCGTGACCGCTTCGACGTCCTCGGCGTAGTCGGCTTCGCCGATTTCGCCGGTACAGGGCGCGGTACAGATGCCCATCTCGTAGTCCAGACAGGGCCGGTCCCGGTTGCTGTACTTGTGGTCGGAACAGCCCCGCAGGCCGTACGCCTCCCGCAGTGCCTTCACCACTGTCTCCACCCGACCCTTTTCGGTGAACGGTCCGTAGACGGTCGCGCCGTCCGCGGGATCACGCGTCACCTCGATTCGCGGGACAGGATGGTCGGTCAACTGGACCAGCGGGTAGGACTTGTCGTCTTTCAGCCGGACGTTGTACGGCGGCCGGTGGCGCTTGATGAGGTTCGCTTCGAGCAACAGTGCCTGTGTCTCGGTATCGGTGACGGCAAAGTCGATGGTCTCGGCTCGCTCGACCATCTTGGCGATGCGCTCGCTCCGCGGGTCGGCGTAGGAGCGCACGCGGTCGCGGAGGTCGACGGCCTTCCCGACGTAGAGGACCCGGCGTGTGTCGTCCCGGCCCTGTTCGAACAGGTACACGCCGGGCTCCCGTGGCAACGACCCCGCGCGCTCTCGAACCTCGTCGGCGTCCATTACTCTGGGGTTAGCGCTCGGCGGGGTTGAACGTCACGGGAGCGGGTCGTCGGGCGGTGGCTGTGCCGTCCCTTCGGTCTCGGAAGGAGGGGCCTCCGGAACGATGGCAGCTTCGATCCGATCGACGACGCTCTCGTCCTCTGGTGCAGTCAACTCGATATCGTCGTCGCCGGCGACACGCACGACGAGCAGTCGGTCGCGGCTCCAGAGATAGACCCCGAGGACGACGGCGGCAAAGGCCAGTGCGAGGCCACCGAACAGGCGCATCAGGTCATCTAGCTGCGCCATCAGCGTCAGCATCGTCTGGAGCATCCCCAGCATCCCGCCGATGCCGACGGCGCTCGCAGCCCCCCCGCTGTCCAGTGAGACGTTGCCGACGAGGCTATCGAGGCTCACGGTCATCCCGGCGGCTACCAGCACAATACCGACGACCAGCGCCTTCACGCCGAGTTCGAGGAACGACCAGTCGCCGCTCGTGGTAACGTCGACGCCCTCGACGTTGGGGCGGTCGACCTGCCGGTAGTTCGACCCCTCGCGGTCGGGCGTGAACACGAGGACACGGTGGCTCGTCACGACGACACCGCCACGGTCCAGCCGAACGTCCGCTTCGATCACCTCACCGTCGTACAGGAGGCTCTCGGCCCGTGCGACCCAATCCATACACCCCGTTTACCCCGGAGACGTGTATATTCTCCCCCCGTAACCGCTAACTGTGCGCCCTCGAACATGACAGTATGACCGCCGATCCCCGCTGCCCTCACTGCTCGGAGAAAGTCAGTGCGACCGCGACGTGGTGTATGCACTGTGGCCGGGACTTCGAGAGCCCGGTCGACGCTGGAACCGGGACAACGGTCCTCGACGCTGGCGGCAGTCAAACCACGTCGGACCTCGAAGCGGCCCTCAACGCCGGTGACCTCGACGGTATCCAGAACGCGCTCGCACAGAGTGACAACGGGCCGACAATCGTCGGTGTCGTACTCGCCGGTATCGCACTGTTCACGCTCCCACTCGTTTCGCCTCCGGGTGCCGCGCTGTATCTCCTCGTCGTCGCTGGCGTCGGGGCAATTGCTGCGACACAGTCGACGTTCGACGCGGCGCTCAGAACCGGCGGGAAGGCCCTCGCTCTCGCCCCCTTCGTGCTGGTGTTTATCGACGTGTTCCTCAGCTACCTGTTCAGTGGAATGGTAGCGACCGACCCCACGGCCTTGTTCGGTCCTGCGATTTATGCCGGGCTGGTCATGTACGGTATCCGCTGGTATCGTCGACGCTGAGGGGTTTGTGCCGGTGCGATTGCGAGCCGTCGTGCATCTCGACTAGCGTGTCGGCGACTTGCTCGACCGCTCTATCGGCGACGGCCGCTCGCTGGGCGTCTGTGAGCGGGGTGTGGCAACCCATGGTCGAAGGTGGTTGTTCAATTGATAAATACTTCGTGGAGGGTACAACCGCTATCTGAGTATCCTCCCCGTGAGCGGTCCGCCCGCTTCAGGGCGCGCACCGGTTCGCTCCGTCCGGTATCAAAACTACCATGCCTCCCGGATTCGAGAGGCTACCTACTACAGGTGGTTCTGTGACCGAAAAACGCGAATACAAAGACGAGTATCAGGACAAGACGCTGTATCTCCCGGGGCCGACAGAGGTGCGCGAGGACGTTATCGAGGCGATGGCCGAGCCGATGTTCGGCCACCGAATGGACCGGATGACCGACCTCTACACCACCATCGTCGAGGACACCAAGGAGTTCCTCGGCACCGACAACGACGTCATCGTGCTCACGGCATCTGGGACGGAGTTCTGGGAGTCGACGACGCTCAATCTGGTCGAAGACAGTATGCTCGTGCCGACCTCCGGCGCGTTCAGCGAGCGCCAGGCCAACGTCGCCGAGCGCCTCGGCAAGAACGTCGACCGCATCGAGTACGACTGGGGTACGGCGGTCAAGCCAGACGATATCCGAGACGCGCTGGAATCCGGTGACTACGACGCTGTCGGGGCCGTGATGAACGAGACCTCGACCGGCGTCCGGAACCCCATCGAGGAAATCGGTGACGTGGTCGCAGAGTACCCGGACACCTACTTCATCGTCGATGCCATTTCCTGTCTTGGCGGTGACCAGATCGACATCGAAGCCCACGGCATCGACGCCATCTTCACGTCTACACAGAAGGCCTTCGCCATGCCGCCCGGGCTGGCCGTCTGTGCCGTCAGCGATGCCGCCTACGAGCGGGAACTGGAGAAGGACTCTGCGTCGTGGTACGGCGGCTTCCAGCGCTGTCTGGACTACTACGACCGGAAGGGCCAGACCCACTCCACGCCGGCGACTCCGCTCATGCTTGCCTACCGCAAGCAGATGAAGCATATGCTTGATGAGACCCACGACGCCCGTGACCAGCGCCATCAGGAGATGGCCGAGTACACGCGCGAGTGGGCCCGCGAGCACTTCGACCTCTATCCCGAGGAAGGCTACGAGTCCCAGACGGTGACCTGCATCGAGAACACGCGGGACATCAACGTTGCCGAGACGGTCGAAGCCGTCTCCGAGGAGTACGACATGGTGTTCTCCAGCGGCTACGGCGACATCAGCGAGGATAGTTTCCGTATCGGACACATGGGCGAACACACCGTCGAGAGTATCAAAGAGCTAACCGACGCAATCGAAGACGTGGCCGACCTGTAGCTCACGTGAGAATCGACGAAGAACGGGGTTATGTATCGATTTGTCGAGATTCGGTGCCACAACTCGGTATTTTCACAGTTTGATAATGCTGGGAAGACTATATTACTGTTTGCTACTTTGCTATAGATAGACGAACCATATGAGTAAAAGCAACAGGCGGAGTAGGGACAGCGACACCGCAACACAGATGAACGTGACCAGAAAACAGTTCGACTGGAGCGAGACACGGCCGAGCGCGGCAGTGACTGAGTACATCTCCGCCATGACCGGCCGGGAACAGACTGACTTCGCACCGCTGTACGAGACTATCGACCCTGAGGCACTCGATTCACTCGTTGATTCGTCAGGCCGATCGACACCTGTCAGTATCTCGTTTGAATATGCCGGCCACTCCGTCACTGTCCGAAGCGACGGGGAACTCGTGATCAAGGCCCCCAGTTCCAGTATCGGCCGATAACTGCAGTTTCTATGGCTGTTACACTCTTGTCTGCCGGTTTTTCTAGCCTCTCCGGGTAATCAACTGTCAAGTTTGTCTCTGCGTCGCTGTTTCGATGGTTCTGGCCGGTCTGTCGGGTCTGCCACAATTCATGTGATACGCGCTTTTTGTCGACTCTGAGACGTGGAGCAGAGCCGTTTTTGTACGCGAGATGTAACACCCCGTCAGTATGACCACTGCCGAGGATGTCGCTGGGAACCCCTATATTTCCGACCCGCGGACTGAGTTCGAGCCGGTCGAAGATGTCGACGAGGCGACGGCCCGCGAGCAAGCCGACCAGTTGCGCGAGGCGCTCCGCTACCACGACCACCGGTACTACGTCGAGGACGACCCGGTCATCGGCGACCGGGCCTACGACGCATTGTTCTCCCGGCTTCAGAGACTTGAATCGGCGTTCGACCTCGACACTGACGGCAGTCCGACCCAGCGTGTCGGCGGTGAGCCACTGAACGAACTCCCCGATGTCGAACACGTCGCCCGAATGGGCTCTATCGACCAGGGCGGAGAGGAAGCCGATGTGCGGGAGTTCGACAAACGAGTCCGCAGTGGCCTCGATGATGACGTCCAGTACTTCTGTGAGCCGAAGTTCGACGGCCTCTCTGTCGAGATTGTCTACGAGGACGGCGTCTACCAGCGGGCCGCGACCCGGGGCGACGGCGAGGTCGGTGAGGACGTGACCGAGAACGTCCGTACCATCTCCAGCGTCCCCCAGCGACTCCGCGGTGACTACCCCGACTTCCTGGCCGTCCGGGGCGAGGTGTACATCCCGCGGGACGCCTTCACGGCGTTCAACCGCGAGCGTGTCGAGCGCGGTGAGGACCCCTTTGCGAACCCCCGCAACGCCGCCGCCGGGACGCTTCGCCAGCTCGACCCGTCGGTGACCGCCGAGCGCCCACTGTCGATATTCTTCTTCGGCGTCCTTGACGCCTCGGTCGGTTTCGAGAGCCACAGTGAGCTGCACGAGCGGTTCCCCGAGTGGGGGCTCCGGGTCTGTGACCGGACCACTGTCGTTGACAATATCGACGGAGCCATCGACTACCGGAACGACCAGCAGCAGGCCCGCGACGACCTCGATTACGAAATCGATGGCGTCGTGATCAAGGTTGACGACATGGACGCCTGCGATGAACTCGGCTCGACCGCACGCGCCCCGCGCTGGGCGTTCGCCTACAAGTTCCCGGCCCGGAAAGAGGAGACGACGGTGCGGGACATCGTGGTGCAGGTCGGTCGGACCGGTCGGCTCACCCCAGTCGCGCTCATGGACCCCGTTGAGGTCGGTGGCGTCACCGTCTCGCGTGCCTCGCTACATAACCCGTCGCTCATCGCCGACCTCGGCGTCGACGTGGGTGACCGCGTCCGAATCAAACGAGCCGGTGATGTCATCCCAGATGTCGTCGAAGTGCTTGACGACGACGGCGACGGTCACTTCGAGTTCCCGGAGACCTGCCCGGCCTGTGACAGCCCAGTTGAGCGCGACGGTCCGATGGCGTTCTGCACCGGCGGGCTGACCTGCCCTGCCCAGCGCGAGCGCAGCGTCGAGCACTACGCCAGCCGCGACGCGCTGGATATCGAGGGTGTCGGCGAGAAGGCCGTCCAGCAGTTGCTGGACGCCGGTCTCGTCTCGGACCCCGCGGACCTGTACGACCTCACCGTCGAGGATCTCACCGACTTGGAGGGCTGGGGCGAGACCAGCGCCCGGAACCTCGTCGAAGGGATGGACGGCGCTCGGGAGCCACCGCTCGCGGACTTCCTCGTCGCGCTGGGTATCCCCGAAGTCGGGACTGTCACGGCGCGGAACCTCGCTCAGGAGTTCGGCACGTTCGAGGCGATCCTCGACGCTGCTGATGAGGGCAACACCGACGCGTTCGAGGCCGTCCCGGACGTGGGGCAGACAGTCGCCCGCTCCATCGTGGAGTTCTTCGAGGGCGAGGGGAACCGCGCCGTCATTGACCGCCTGCTCGATCACGTCGACCCGCAGGCCGCCGAGGAGACGGGCGGTGACGCCTTGGACGGGCAGACGTTCGTCTTCACTGGGTCACTCGACGGCTACACCCGCAGCGACGCGCAGGAACTGGTTGAGCGTAACGGCGGGTCAGCGACCAGCAGCGTTTCCGGTAACACGGACTATCTGGTGCTCGGTGACAACCCCGGCCAGCGAAAACAGGACGACGCCGAAAAAAACGACGTGACGACGCTCACCGAAACAGAGTTGGAAGAACTGCTGGACGACGCTGGTGTGCTGTGAGAGGCGGGTCGAACGGTCCCGAGTGAGCCGCTGTCGGCCGTAGCGGTAGCGTTTGGACACGCTTGAACCGACCAGTCACGCTACCATCCGTCTCGTGTCTGGGTCCGTCTTGACCCTATCTATTTTATTCGCGTATTCCTGTGATACTTGGAAGACTATGGACTTCGCCGGTGAGACAGTCCGCGTTCTTCACGTCGACGACAACTCGGACCTCGTAGACGTGACGGCGTCGGTGCTCGAACACGAGGACGACCGATTGCGTGTCGAGACCGCAAAGAGTGCCGATGCGGCGATGGAGCGACTCTCCGTGGAGCGCTTCGACTGTATCGTCTCGGACTACGACATGCCGGACCAGAACGGAATCGAGTTCCTCGAAGCCGTTCGTGAGGACCAGGGTGACCTCCCATTCATTCTCTATACCGGGAAAGGCTCCGAGGAGATCGCGAGCGACGCGATCTCTGCTGGCGTGACCGACTACCTCCAGAAGGGGTCAGGCACCGAGCAGTACAAACTGCTTGCGAACCGGATCTGCAACGCCGTCGACGCAAGCAGGTCCCGGCAAGAGCTTGACGAGCGAACCCGGCGATTGGAGTCGCTCATCAGCAGCCTTCCGGGAATGGTCTATCGCCGTCTCAACGCACCGGGCTGGCCGATGGAAACCGTCGAGGGCGAGATCGAATCACTCACCGGCTACACGGCTGCGGACTTCGAAACTGGGGAGGTAGTCTGGGGCGACGACGTGCTCCATCCGGAGGACCGCGACCGGGTCTGGGAGACGGTACAGGACGCGCTCGCGGCGCAGGGTGAGTTCGAGGTGACTTATCGGATTATCACTGCCGACGGCATCGAGAAGTGGATGTGGGAACATGGACACCAAGTTCCGGGGGCAGCGGACAAACCGGACGCACTGGAGGGGTTCGTCATGGACATCACCGACCTCCGGGAGCGAGAGCGCAAACTGGAGCGATACAAGCGGATGGTAAACACGATGCCGGAATCGGCCTGCATCTACGACACGGCGGGGCGGTTCGAACTCGTCAATCAGTATCTAGCCTCGTTCTACGGAACAACCAGAGACGAACTGGAAGGGAAACCGAGTAGCCTCCTGCCGAAGATCCGGAGCGAGTACGAGGGGGACCCGTACCAGGACCTAATCGACGGTGAACGCGACGAACTCCGCGGGGAGGTGAGCGGCGAGTTCCCCGGGCACGGGTACGAGGTGCTGGAGTATCGGCTCACGCCGCTTGTAATCGACGGGACGGTCGAGGGCGTGGTCAGTGTCACCCGCGAAGTGACCGAGCAGCGGGAACACGAGATGAAAATAGCCAGACAGCGGTCGGTTCTCAAAGCACAGCAAGAGGCGGTGATCGACGGGATACTCGTCGTCGACGAAGACGAGACCATCGTTTCTTACAACGAGCGGTTCGTCGATATGTGGGGCATCCCGCGGGATATTGTCGAACGTGGCGACGAGGAAGTCGCCTTGGAGTGGGCAATGGAGCAAGTCGCCGAACCGGAGGCGTTTCGCGTGGATGTCGAGGCACTGTATGAGCACCCCCAAATGTCTGCTAGAGACGAACTCGAACTCGCCGACGGTCGCGTATTCGACCGCTATACGGCACCTGTTGTCGCCGAGGACGGGACGCGGTTCGGCCGGCTGTGGACCTTTCGAGACATCACGGACCTGACGGAGCAAAAACGGGAGTTGGCTCGGCAAAACGAGCGCCTCGAAGAGTTTGCTGGTGCTGTCTCTCATGATCTTCAAAACCCGTTACAGGTGGCTCGCAGCCGACTCATGCTCGCTCGCGAGGAGTGTGACAGTGTGCATCTGGACCCGCTCGATAACGCGCTCCAGCGAATGAACGACATCGCCGACAATGTCCTCAGGCTGGCCCGTGAGGGAGTCGATATCGGGGTGACAGAGCCCGTCGATCTCCGGGAGACGATCGACGCCGCATGGACGATCGTCGCGGACGGCGACGAAGCCGCCGAGCTACGGTATGCGACCGACGAGAACCGGAAGTGGATCGCTGAGGCCGACAGCGACCGACTGTCGGGCCTGTTCGAGAACCTCTTCGGGAATGCGATCGAACACGGCGGCCCGGGGGTAACCGTTTCGGTCGGGCTCCTCAACGACGGAACAGGGTTCTACGTTTCCGACGATGGCCCGGGTATCCCCGCCGATGAGCGTGAGCAGGTGTTCGAGGCGGGCTACTCGACCGCCGAGGACGGGACCGGATTCGGGCTCCGGATCGCTAGACAGATCGCCGAGGTCCACGGCTGGGAGATCCGTGTCACCGACAGCGAGGATGGGGGCGCTCGGTTCGAAATCACTGGTGTCGAGTTTCCCGAGTGAAGAATCCGTTGTAACGCTGTAGCACTCCCTGTTGGAGCCGTTGTGGACCAACACTCGTCCGGTCGCCGACGGTAGGCGACCGGCTTGGTACCCGTTCGACTACTGCCATCGCCGTTCGTTGTGGCTGCAAAGTTGCCGGAACGAGACTGCCGACAGCGACGACCGTTACAGGTCCTTGTTCTCGAAGACGTAGTAGCCGGCCACCAGCGGGACGACCAGCCACAGCAAGAGGTAGCCGATAACCGCGACAGTGCTGTACTGGGGCGGCAAAGCGGCGTTGGCACACTCCGCACCAGTCTGTGTTATCTCGAGTGTCCCACCCAGCATTTCCTCACACGTCACCTGCGGGTTCGACGTCAGGAGAAGCCGGGAGCGGATCGGCGTTCCCTGCAAGACCTCCTGAACGAGCGTGCGGTACGCCGCGATAGGGCTCAGGAGTGAAACGAACAGTTCGACGTGGAGTTGGGTCACCTGCCCAATGTTTGCGTGGTCCGACAGCAGGTTTCCGAGGCCTGCTCCGAGGTTCGACCAGAACACCTGCAGGTAGACATAAATCCCGAGTGACGTTGCCATCGCCCGGCGTGCAGTTTTCAGCGCCGCCGAGAGACCGATCGCGAACGCCGTGAACACGACGCCGTACGCCATCGTGGCGAGCGCGAACAGCAGGAACGACTCCCACGCAATTTCGATTTCCGACGGGAGTATCACTAGTAGCGTCGTCAGGAGTCCGACTGTGACCGGAATGAGTGTGATCGCACTCCGGCCGACGAACTTGCCGGCGAGCAGTTCACCGCGTGTGTACGGGAGCGAGAGCAGTATCTTCAGGGAGCCGCGCTCGCTTTCCCGGGCAATTGCAGCGTAGCCGATGACGATGGCGACCGCGGGAAGCAGCGGCGCTGCGATCGGCAGTGCGAACCGGACGTAGGCGTCCGTTGTCAGCGACGCGCCAGCCTCAGCGAACTGCTGGCCGATGTTGAAATACAGGCCAAGCAGTGCCGGTAACGCGAAGAGGACGATGAAAATGAACGAGAGGACCCAGATCCACGGTGAGCGGACCGTATCGCGGAACTCCTTTTTTGAGATCGGGTACCAGTCGGCGAACTCGGAGTTCTTGATGCTCGTATCGATGTCCCCGAGGAATCGCTTGAGGGGGTTCTGCTCGGCGCTCATGCGTCGGCCTCCGGGCGGTCCTGTTCTTGCTGTTCGGTGTAGGTGGCGAACACTTCATCGAGCGAGGCCTCTTCAGTCTCGAAGTTGGCGACCGCGCTTCCGCTTTCCTCGACAGCGTTGAGGACGCCCATCTTTGCGTCGCTATCACAGCCGACGGTGAGCGTTGTTCCATCCGCAGTCACTGTCGAGACCTCGTCGAGCCCCTCAATAGCCGCGACTGCGGCGTCGGTGCCGTCGCCGTCCGCAAGCGTCACGCGGAGGACGGTGTCACCGGCGGCGGCCTCGCGCAGCCCGGCGACGCTGTCTTTGGCGATAAGACGGCCGTTCTGGAGGATCCCAACCGTGTCACAGACGGCCTCGACCTGGCCGAGGATATGGCTGGAGAAGAAGACGGTTGCGCCGCGTTCGTTCTCTTCGCGGATTAGTTCCCGCATCAGGCGGGCGCCGTTCGGGTCGAGCCCGGTCGTCGGCTCGTCGAGGATGAGGAGGTCGGGCTCGCCGACAAGCGCCATCGCCAGCACGAGGCGCTGCTGCATCCCTTTGGAGTAGCCGCCGGCCTTGCGGTCGATAGCGTCGGTGATGCCGACCCGTTCGGCTAGTTTGTCGGGGTCTTCGTCGGCGTCTTTCGACTCGATGACAAAGGAGAGGTGCTGGCGACCGGTGAGCCGGTCGTACACGTCGTAGCCTTCGGGGAGGACTCCAGTGCGGGCACGGATTCGCTTCGGTTCTTCGTGGATGTCGTGGCCGAGCACCGTCGCCGACCCGTCGGTCGCGCGGACGAAATCAAGGAGGATGTTGATTGTCGTCGACTTCCCGGCCCCGTTCGGGCCGAGGAAGCCGAAGATTTCGCCCTCCTCGACGGTGAGGTCGACCCCTTGCAGTGCGGTGACACTCCCGAACTGCTTGGTGACGCCATCCAGTTCTATCGCTGCCAT includes the following:
- a CDS encoding fumarylacetoacetate hydrolase family protein is translated as MRLARLLTEDGPVTGEYADGVVHADDGQYTVGRDGRLLPPCEPTALYCVGRNYAATNDQMDYDPPEEPDFFIKPPTALLAHEQEISYPPFTDELTYAGELAAVIGKRCHDIDPADVPDAVRGYTILNDVDALDQQGRTARKAFDGSGPLGPWIETDVDPTSIDMYTDINDERRQSANTSEMLFGPHEVVAYLSERFTFRPGDVVAFGSPANPGTVAPGDTIEITYEGVGTLRNSVAEP
- a CDS encoding excinuclease ABC subunit C, giving the protein MDADEVRERAGSLPREPGVYLFEQGRDDTRRVLYVGKAVDLRDRVRSYADPRSERIAKMVERAETIDFAVTDTETQALLLEANLIKRHRPPYNVRLKDDKSYPLVQLTDHPVPRIEVTRDPADGATVYGPFTEKGRVETVVKALREAYGLRGCSDHKYSNRDRPCLDYEMGICTAPCTGEIGEADYAEDVEAVTRYFEGETGVLADPLRREMEAAAQNQEFERAANLRDKLGAVEALHGEGDTAVSDSRGYQTTDVLGAAVEGERAIVARLHAEGGKLVERDRHTLEAPDGEGTAGVYRAFIPQYYAERELPDRILCAEDPANQDIEAWLESEGVTLGVPGAGREATLVDLALKNARQRGGTDDESGRLADALGIDRPSRIEGFDVSHAQGRSAVGSNVTFVDETPEKSDYRRKKLTEQNDDYANMRELLRWRAARSVEGRDDRPDPDLLLIDGGDGQLGAARDALAETGWDVPAIALAKDEELVITPDRVYDWDDDAPQLHLLQRVRDEAHRFAVQYHQTLRDEVSTTLDDVPGIGPETRKRLLRRFGSVDSVRAASDEELTAIDGIGEQTAETIRTRLQ
- a CDS encoding alanine--glyoxylate aminotransferase family protein, with amino-acid sequence MTEKREYKDEYQDKTLYLPGPTEVREDVIEAMAEPMFGHRMDRMTDLYTTIVEDTKEFLGTDNDVIVLTASGTEFWESTTLNLVEDSMLVPTSGAFSERQANVAERLGKNVDRIEYDWGTAVKPDDIRDALESGDYDAVGAVMNETSTGVRNPIEEIGDVVAEYPDTYFIVDAISCLGGDQIDIEAHGIDAIFTSTQKAFAMPPGLAVCAVSDAAYERELEKDSASWYGGFQRCLDYYDRKGQTHSTPATPLMLAYRKQMKHMLDETHDARDQRHQEMAEYTREWAREHFDLYPEEGYESQTVTCIENTRDINVAETVEAVSEEYDMVFSSGYGDISEDSFRIGHMGEHTVESIKELTDAIEDVADL
- a CDS encoding HalOD1 output domain-containing protein; amino-acid sequence: MSKSNRRSRDSDTATQMNVTRKQFDWSETRPSAAVTEYISAMTGREQTDFAPLYETIDPEALDSLVDSSGRSTPVSISFEYAGHSVTVRSDGELVIKAPSSSIGR
- the ligA gene encoding NAD-dependent DNA ligase LigA; this translates as MTTAEDVAGNPYISDPRTEFEPVEDVDEATAREQADQLREALRYHDHRYYVEDDPVIGDRAYDALFSRLQRLESAFDLDTDGSPTQRVGGEPLNELPDVEHVARMGSIDQGGEEADVREFDKRVRSGLDDDVQYFCEPKFDGLSVEIVYEDGVYQRAATRGDGEVGEDVTENVRTISSVPQRLRGDYPDFLAVRGEVYIPRDAFTAFNRERVERGEDPFANPRNAAAGTLRQLDPSVTAERPLSIFFFGVLDASVGFESHSELHERFPEWGLRVCDRTTVVDNIDGAIDYRNDQQQARDDLDYEIDGVVIKVDDMDACDELGSTARAPRWAFAYKFPARKEETTVRDIVVQVGRTGRLTPVALMDPVEVGGVTVSRASLHNPSLIADLGVDVGDRVRIKRAGDVIPDVVEVLDDDGDGHFEFPETCPACDSPVERDGPMAFCTGGLTCPAQRERSVEHYASRDALDIEGVGEKAVQQLLDAGLVSDPADLYDLTVEDLTDLEGWGETSARNLVEGMDGAREPPLADFLVALGIPEVGTVTARNLAQEFGTFEAILDAADEGNTDAFEAVPDVGQTVARSIVEFFEGEGNRAVIDRLLDHVDPQAAEETGGDALDGQTFVFTGSLDGYTRSDAQELVERNGGSATSSVSGNTDYLVLGDNPGQRKQDDAEKNDVTTLTETELEELLDDAGVL
- a CDS encoding response regulator, with the translated sequence MDFAGETVRVLHVDDNSDLVDVTASVLEHEDDRLRVETAKSADAAMERLSVERFDCIVSDYDMPDQNGIEFLEAVREDQGDLPFILYTGKGSEEIASDAISAGVTDYLQKGSGTEQYKLLANRICNAVDASRSRQELDERTRRLESLISSLPGMVYRRLNAPGWPMETVEGEIESLTGYTAADFETGEVVWGDDVLHPEDRDRVWETVQDALAAQGEFEVTYRIITADGIEKWMWEHGHQVPGAADKPDALEGFVMDITDLRERERKLERYKRMVNTMPESACIYDTAGRFELVNQYLASFYGTTRDELEGKPSSLLPKIRSEYEGDPYQDLIDGERDELRGEVSGEFPGHGYEVLEYRLTPLVIDGTVEGVVSVTREVTEQREHEMKIARQRSVLKAQQEAVIDGILVVDEDETIVSYNERFVDMWGIPRDIVERGDEEVALEWAMEQVAEPEAFRVDVEALYEHPQMSARDELELADGRVFDRYTAPVVAEDGTRFGRLWTFRDITDLTEQKRELARQNERLEEFAGAVSHDLQNPLQVARSRLMLAREECDSVHLDPLDNALQRMNDIADNVLRLAREGVDIGVTEPVDLRETIDAAWTIVADGDEAAELRYATDENRKWIAEADSDRLSGLFENLFGNAIEHGGPGVTVSVGLLNDGTGFYVSDDGPGIPADEREQVFEAGYSTAEDGTGFGLRIARQIAEVHGWEIRVTDSEDGGARFEITGVEFPE
- a CDS encoding ABC transporter permease, whose translation is MSAEQNPLKRFLGDIDTSIKNSEFADWYPISKKEFRDTVRSPWIWVLSFIFIVLFALPALLGLYFNIGQQFAEAGASLTTDAYVRFALPIAAPLLPAVAIVIGYAAIARESERGSLKILLSLPYTRGELLAGKFVGRSAITLIPVTVGLLTTLLVILPSEIEIAWESFLLFALATMAYGVVFTAFAIGLSAALKTARRAMATSLGIYVYLQVFWSNLGAGLGNLLSDHANIGQVTQLHVELFVSLLSPIAAYRTLVQEVLQGTPIRSRLLLTSNPQVTCEEMLGGTLEITQTGAECANAALPPQYSTVAVIGYLLLWLVVPLVAGYYVFENKDL
- a CDS encoding ABC transporter ATP-binding protein, with translation MAAIELDGVTKQFGSVTALQGVDLTVEEGEIFGFLGPNGAGKSTTINILLDFVRATDGSATVLGHDIHEEPKRIRARTGVLPEGYDVYDRLTGRQHLSFVIESKDADEDPDKLAERVGITDAIDRKAGGYSKGMQQRLVLAMALVGEPDLLILDEPTTGLDPNGARLMRELIREENERGATVFFSSHILGQVEAVCDTVGILQNGRLIAKDSVAGLREAAAGDTVLRVTLADGDGTDAAVAAIEGLDEVSTVTADGTTLTVGCDSDAKMGVLNAVEESGSAVANFETEEASLDEVFATYTEQQEQDRPEADA